The genomic segment CGGGTGGCGGCGCGTGAGGCGCGCGATTCCCGGTGTCTTGGGAGCAGTGCCCCGGCCCCCGCCGCTCCTGCCGCCGCCATGTCGGGCCGGTCGGGCCGGGCCGAGACCCGCAGCCGGGCCAAGGATGCCATCAAGAAGGTGATGGCTGCCATCGAGAAAGTGCggaaatgggagaaaaagatgaaaatagcaACCAGAGTTCCGTGTCTGATGTCTATCAGCTCAAGGTGGACAGCAGCACCAACTcgagccccagcccccagcagagcGAGTCCCTGAGCCCAGCGCACACCTCCGACTTCCGCACAGATGactcccagccc from the Hippopotamus amphibius kiboko isolate mHipAmp2 chromosome 2, mHipAmp2.hap2, whole genome shotgun sequence genome contains:
- the LOC130845780 gene encoding B-cell CLL/lymphoma 7 protein family member B-like — its product is MSGRSGRAETRSRAKDAIKKVMAAIEKVRKWEKKMKIATRVPTNSSPSPQQSESLSPAHTSDFRTDDSQPPTLGQEILEEPSLPASEVADEPPTLTKEEPVPLETQIAEEEEDSGAPPLKRFCVDQPAVPQTVSES